The Armatimonadota bacterium genomic interval CCTGTGTGCGAAGTACAGCGCAAACCCGGTGAAGACGAGACCTCCCAGTACGTTCCCCGCGGTGACGGGAATCTGATTCCAGATCCACCACTCCCAGGCGGAAACCCGTGCGCCGCTCAGGATCCCCGCGGGGATTACGAACATGTTCACCACCGAGTGTTCGAACCCCTGAGCGAAGAAGGTCAGGATGGGCAGCCACATGGCCGCAATCTTGCCCCCTGTGCCCTGCGAGCTGAACGAGAGGGCCACTCCCAAGGTCACCATCCAGTTGCAAAGGAGGGCCTTCACAAAGGCGATTCGTAGGCCATCGCTTCCCAGCCGCGCGTATCCCAGGGTTTTCGCCTCCGCGAGGGTTGCGAGCAGCTTGGCCATCGCGGAATCCGGTGCCACCGTGGCCACGAACAGCACCGCGTAGGTCATGCCGCCCAGCAAGTTCCCCAGGAACGCCCAGGTCCAGTTCCGCGCCAGCTCCCGTCCTCCCACCCGTCCCTCCAGAACGGCGAGGGGGACCAGCGCGAAGTTCCCCGTCACCAGCTCCAGTCCCAGCAGCACGATCATCACGAACCCTACGGGAAAGACCAAGGCACCCGCCAGAGGGACGCGGGTCTGGAGCTGCGCGGTGAGGGCCAGGGTGGTGGCAACCCCCAGAAGTGCACCGGAGAGAAATCCCCGGACGAGCAGGTCCGATACCCGCAACCGGGCCTTCGCAGCCCCCGCCTGCACCATGTTCTGCACCACGCGGTCGGGCATCACGTAGGCCATGTCATCCCCTCCCGACTTCCACCACGATGGGGCTCTTCACCCGTGCCCCCCTGCGCCGTCCGGGGCCTGCACCACGGGCCCTCCGGGGACGACCTCCCGGGCCGTGGGAGCACTGGTTGCGGTCGCCCTCAGCCGCGCGCGCAGTTCCTCGAAGTTCCCGTAACGCATCAGGGCTTCGAGCACGGGTTCCAGGGCATCGCAGGGCACATCCTCCAGGAGCTTCACGGCCGTGGCGGCCTCGGGCCCACTGCTGCCGCCTACGTACACGTCTACGGCCTCCACCACGGCGGCGCCGAGGCGAACCCTCTTGCCCACGAGTCCCACGTCCGCTACCCCGTGGTTCCCGCACCCCGCGGGGCATCCAGACCAGTGCACGGTCACGGACCGCTCTACCCGGTCCTGAAGCGAGCGGGCGATGGTCAGGGCCCGACGCTTGGTCTCGATGAGAGCCAGGTTGCAGAAATCCGTGCCCGTGCAGGCTACCAGCCCCCGCAGAGCGGGCGGCGGGTCGTGCGGCAGCTCCCGGAGGAGGGGTTCGGCGAGCAGGGCCTCCAGCCGCCACTCCGGCACGTGGGGCAAAAGGACGTTCTGCGACGTGGTAAACCGCACCTCCGATTCCCCGTACACCTCGCTCAGGCGTGCGAGCTCCAACAGCTGCTCGGCCCGAAGGCGGCCCACGGGTACCCAGAGGCCTACCGCGCAACGCCCCTGCTGCTTTTGCGGCACGACCCCCAGGTGGTCGCTGTGTCCAGATCGGCGAGCATCCTGTCCCCCATGCGCAAGCGGGCGGCGTAGGTACGCCTCCACCACGGCCCGGAACCGCTCTACGCCCCACGCGTCCAGCAGGAAGCTCAGGCGGGCCTTGCCGCGGGCCTCCCGCAATCCGTGGTCCCGGAAGACTGCCACGATGGCCTCGCACACCTCCGGGGCCTCCTCCGGGGACGCGAAGGCGTCCAAGGAGACTGCGATGCGGTAGCCGCCAGACCCCATCTTTCCGCCGACCAGCACGTTGAAACCGACCTTCTCCCCTCGCACCGCGGGCACCAGGGCTAGATCCTGGGTTTCCGCGTGGGTGCAGTTCTCCACGCAGCCCGTAATGGTCACGTTGAACTTCCGGGGAAGGTTTGTGTACGCCCGATTCCCCACCATGCGCTCCGTGAAGGCCCGCACCACCAAAGAGGCGTCAAAGAGTTCTGTGCGCAACAGGCCCGCGAGGGGGCATCCCACCACATTGCGCACATTGTCCATACCCGTCTGCAGGGTGGTCAGGCCCACCCTTTGCAGCCGTTCCAGGATCTCCGGCACGTCTTCGATCCGGATCCACCGCAGCTGGATCTGTTGGCGGATGGTGACGTCCATGAGCCCCCGGCCCACCTGCTGGCTGAGGGTGGCCAGCTCCCGGACCTGGGATGCGGTGGCGATCCCGTTGGGGATGCGGACGCGCAGCATGAAGTAGCCGGGCTCTCCTTCGCTCTGACGGCGCAGGAAAACGCCCCACCACTTCAGCCGCTCCACGTCGTCCCGGGGGATCCGCTCCCAGCCGAGCTCCGCGAACCGGGGGATATGGGCTCCTACCTCCAGTCCGTCCTTTTCGGCTTTGAGGCGTTCGATGGCATTCTGCGACCGCGTGCGCAGCTCCATATACTCCCTCCCGCACGAAAAATGGAAGGCCCCAGGCGGAACTGACTCCGCCTGGGGCCTCAGGGCCGGCTTTTCAGGCTACGGGGCCTGCACCCGCAACGGGGCGGACAAGCCTTTGCCTGTCCTTTAGCACAAAGCCGTGGGGTTGTCAATCCCCGCGGGCTCTTGTCACACCACCGTCCACCCGCCGTCCACTACGAGGATCGCCCCGTTCACGTAGCTGGCTTCGTCGCTCGCCAAAAACAGGGCGGCCCGGGCCACCTCCTCCGGCTGACCCGGACGCGGCATGTAGGACATCAACCCCATCACCCGCTGCATAGCTTCCGCGTGGGGTTCCCCGCCCAGCGGGATCCCCGTCTGGATGGCCCCTGGGCAGATGGCGTTACACCGAATGTTCCGGGTTCCGTAGTGCTGGGCGATGTGGCGGGTGAGACCGATGAGGGCGTGTTTGGAAACGGTATAGGCCACGCCCGCCCGACCTCCTAGGAATCCCGCCACGGACGAGATGTTCACGATCACCCCACCGCCTTGTTCCAGCATGTGCCCGAGGGCCCGACGGCAGAGGAAGAAGGGCCCTTCCAGGTTGACGCCCATCACCCGCCGCCACAGGTCCGTGGGCGTCTCTGCGGCCGGCAGGAAGCGGTCCATGATCCCCGCGTTGTTGACCAGGATATCCAAGCGGCCGAATTCCCGGACGGCGCTCTCCACCATGCGGTCCGCGTCAGCCTCCGAGGAAACGTCTCCCACTACTCCCACCCCCTTCCCTCCCTGCTCCCGGAGGGCTGCCACCGTCGCCTCCACCCGCTCGGCCACGATGTCCGAGGCCACCACCGCGGCTCCTTCCTCCGCGAACCGCACCGCGATGGCCCTCCCGATCCCCGCTCCCGCTCCCGTGACGAGCGCTACTTTTCCCGCAAGCCTCATGGCGCGTCCTCCGCGCACTGGTTTCTACGCCCAGTGTACAGAAACGTCTAATCCTAGGGAAGCTTCTTGCCCGAAGGCGCCTAGCCCCTCCACCATGGAGGCACGGGCAGGCCACGCGGGAGGGGATGGATTCATGTCGGACTTCGATTACCAGACGGATGTCCTGATCGTGGGCAGCGGAGCCGCGGGACTCGTGGGCGCACTCGTGGTGAAAGAGCACGGCTTTGAGCCTCTCATCGTGGAGAAGACCGCGTTCGTGGGGGGAACCAGTGCGTGGTCCGGAGGGGGCCTGTGGATCCCCAACAACCCCGTCAGCCGCGCGGCGGGGGTTCAGGATTCCTTCGAAGCCGCCCTCACCTACCTCGACCACGTGGTGGGCGATGTCGGCCCGGCCTCCTCACCGGCACGTCGCCGGGCCTTCCTCCAGCACGGGCCACGGATGGTGGAATTCCTGCAGCGCCTGGGGTTCCGGTGGCGCGCGGCGCGCGGATACCCCGATTACTACCCCGACCGGCCTGGGGCCTCCCTCGCGGGCCGGTGCATCGAGGGAGCGGTCTTCGACGGCCGGCAACTGGGCCCGTGGTTGGCCCGACTGCACCGGCACCCCCATCTGCCAGCGATTCCCATCCACACCAACGAGGCCGCGGCTTTCGCCCTGATGCGGCGGACGCCCCGCGGAGCGCTTGCAGCCCTACGGGTTCTGGGTCGATGGGCCGCTCACCGTCTCCGGGGTCGTCTCCCGCTCACCATGGGGCTGTCGCTTATCGGACAGCTCCTCTGGCTCGTGCTGCAGCGCGGCGTTCCCATCTGGCTGGAGAGTCCTCTTCTGGAACTCCTGGTGGAGAACGGAGGCGTGACAGGCGCCGTGGTGCGGCATCACAACCGATCTGTACGGATCCGGGCCCGCTTCGGAGTCCTCCTGGCGGCCGGCGGATTCGCGCACAACCGGGAGATGCGGGAGCGGTACCACCCGCATCCCATCTCCACCGCGTGGACCTCTGCTGCGCCTGCGGATACCGGGGACGCCATCCGGGCGGCCCAGGCCATCGGCGCCGCGGTGGTCCTAATGGACGATGCCTGGTGGGGACCCACCGCCCTCACCCCCCAGGGTCGGCCGCTCTTTCTGCTGTGGGAGCGCTCGCTACCCTTCTCGATCATCGTGGATGCGAGCGGTCAACGGTTCATGAACGAGTCTGCCTCCTACGTGGACTGTGGCCACCGGCAGTACGAGCGCCACCGGGAGATCCCCGCCATCCCTGCCTGGCTCGTCATCGATGCGAAGCATCGCCGCTATTACCCGTTTGGCCTTCTACCTCCGGGATTCACCCCCGCTTCCGCCACCGGCCCAGGGTTCCTGGTACGGGCCAGTACCCTGCGGGAGCTGGCGAGCCGGTGCGCCATCCACCCCGACGGCCTCGTGCACACCGTGGAACGGTTCAACCGCATGGCGCGGGCTGGAAGGGATGAGGACTTCCAGCGAGGGGAGAACGCCTACGACAACTACTACGGAGATCCCCGGGTGCGTCCCAACCCCAACCTGGGACCTCTTGACCGGCCTCCGTTCTATGCCACCGCGGTGTATCCCGGCGACCTCGGGACCAAGGGAGGGCTGCTGACGGACGCGTGGGGCCGTGTGCTGCGGGAGGATGGCACGCCCATCCCGGGACTCTACGCGGCGGGGAACACCA includes:
- a CDS encoding FAD-binding protein, whose protein sequence is MSDFDYQTDVLIVGSGAAGLVGALVVKEHGFEPLIVEKTAFVGGTSAWSGGGLWIPNNPVSRAAGVQDSFEAALTYLDHVVGDVGPASSPARRRAFLQHGPRMVEFLQRLGFRWRAARGYPDYYPDRPGASLAGRCIEGAVFDGRQLGPWLARLHRHPHLPAIPIHTNEAAAFALMRRTPRGALAALRVLGRWAAHRLRGRLPLTMGLSLIGQLLWLVLQRGVPIWLESPLLELLVENGGVTGAVVRHHNRSVRIRARFGVLLAAGGFAHNREMRERYHPHPISTAWTSAAPADTGDAIRAAQAIGAAVVLMDDAWWGPTALTPQGRPLFLLWERSLPFSIIVDASGQRFMNESASYVDCGHRQYERHREIPAIPAWLVIDAKHRRYYPFGLLPPGFTPASATGPGFLVRASTLRELASRCAIHPDGLVHTVERFNRMARAGRDEDFQRGENAYDNYYGDPRVRPNPNLGPLDRPPFYATAVYPGDLGTKGGLLTDAWGRVLREDGTPIPGLYAAGNTSASVMGRTYPGPGGTLGPACAFAYIAMLHATRNL
- a CDS encoding formate/nitrite transporter family protein, with protein sequence MAYVMPDRVVQNMVQAGAAKARLRVSDLLVRGFLSGALLGVATTLALTAQLQTRVPLAGALVFPVGFVMIVLLGLELVTGNFALVPLAVLEGRVGGRELARNWTWAFLGNLLGGMTYAVLFVATVAPDSAMAKLLATLAEAKTLGYARLGSDGLRIAFVKALLCNWMVTLGVALSFSSQGTGGKIAAMWLPILTFFAQGFEHSVVNMFVIPAGILSGARVSAWEWWIWNQIPVTAGNVLGGLVFTGFALYFAHRQPGRLVRSLPESTLREGRREG
- a CDS encoding glucose 1-dehydrogenase — its product is MRLAGKVALVTGAGAGIGRAIAVRFAEEGAAVVASDIVAERVEATVAALREQGGKGVGVVGDVSSEADADRMVESAVREFGRLDILVNNAGIMDRFLPAAETPTDLWRRVMGVNLEGPFFLCRRALGHMLEQGGGVIVNISSVAGFLGGRAGVAYTVSKHALIGLTRHIAQHYGTRNIRCNAICPGAIQTGIPLGGEPHAEAMQRVMGLMSYMPRPGQPEEVARAALFLASDEASYVNGAILVVDGGWTVV
- a CDS encoding ferredoxin--nitrite reductase, which encodes MELRTRSQNAIERLKAEKDGLEVGAHIPRFAELGWERIPRDDVERLKWWGVFLRRQSEGEPGYFMLRVRIPNGIATASQVRELATLSQQVGRGLMDVTIRQQIQLRWIRIEDVPEILERLQRVGLTTLQTGMDNVRNVVGCPLAGLLRTELFDASLVVRAFTERMVGNRAYTNLPRKFNVTITGCVENCTHAETQDLALVPAVRGEKVGFNVLVGGKMGSGGYRIAVSLDAFASPEEAPEVCEAIVAVFRDHGLREARGKARLSFLLDAWGVERFRAVVEAYLRRPLAHGGQDARRSGHSDHLGVVPQKQQGRCAVGLWVPVGRLRAEQLLELARLSEVYGESEVRFTTSQNVLLPHVPEWRLEALLAEPLLRELPHDPPPALRGLVACTGTDFCNLALIETKRRALTIARSLQDRVERSVTVHWSGCPAGCGNHGVADVGLVGKRVRLGAAVVEAVDVYVGGSSGPEAATAVKLLEDVPCDALEPVLEALMRYGNFEELRARLRATATSAPTAREVVPGGPVVQAPDGAGGHG